The following proteins come from a genomic window of Cronobacter sakazakii:
- a CDS encoding type I toxin-antitoxin system Hok family toxin, producing the protein MFWCVLTVCLTLLIFTLLTRNSLCELRLKDGQREFAAFLAYESGK; encoded by the coding sequence CTGTTCTGGTGCGTATTAACCGTATGTTTAACGCTGTTGATATTCACATTACTGACGCGTAATTCGCTCTGTGAATTACGACTGAAGGACGGGCAAAGGGAGTTCGCTGCGTTTCTGGCTTACGAATCCGGTAAGTAG
- a CDS encoding site-specific integrase encodes MKDNYVTMNNYPALSSQAVSLPVAIDYPAALALRQMALVQDELPKYLLAPEVSALLHYVPDLHRKMLLATLWNTGARINEALALTRSDFSLTSSLPFVQLATLKQRAEKAARTAGRAPAGSQAHRLVPLSDQHYVSQLQMMVATLKIPLEHRNKRTGRIEKARIWEITDRTVRTWINEAVDAAAADGVTFSVPVTPHTFRHSYAMHMLYAGIPLKVLQSLMGHKSVSSTEVYTKVFALDVAARHRVQFSMAETDAVAMLKIR; translated from the coding sequence ATGAAGGATAACTACGTGACCATGAACAACTATCCCGCCCTGTCGTCGCAGGCGGTATCGTTACCCGTCGCCATCGATTATCCGGCCGCGCTGGCGCTGCGTCAGATGGCGCTCGTTCAGGATGAACTGCCGAAATACCTGCTGGCACCGGAGGTCAGCGCCCTGCTCCACTATGTGCCGGATCTGCACCGCAAGATGCTGCTGGCAACCCTCTGGAACACCGGCGCGCGCATTAACGAGGCGCTGGCGCTTACCCGGAGTGATTTCTCGCTGACGTCATCCCTGCCTTTCGTTCAGCTGGCAACCCTTAAACAGCGCGCGGAGAAAGCTGCGCGGACGGCAGGTCGGGCACCGGCCGGCAGCCAGGCGCATCGCCTGGTGCCACTGTCAGATCAGCATTACGTCAGCCAACTGCAGATGATGGTGGCCACCCTGAAAATTCCGCTAGAGCACCGCAACAAGCGTACCGGCAGAATTGAAAAAGCGCGTATCTGGGAAATCACCGACCGCACCGTACGCACGTGGATTAATGAGGCCGTCGATGCCGCTGCCGCTGATGGTGTCACGTTCTCGGTGCCGGTGACACCGCACACGTTCCGGCATTCCTACGCCATGCACATGCTGTACGCCGGCATTCCGCTGAAGGTACTACAGAGTCTGATGGGGCATAAATCGGTAAGCTCGACGGAGGTATACACGAAAGTTTTTGCGCTGGATGTCGCCGCACGGCATAGGGTTCAATTTTCAATGGCAGAAACTGATGCTGTTGCAATGTTGAAAATCAGATAG
- a CDS encoding RepB family plasmid replication initiator protein translates to MENSEAQQSPFAIKKKESGESYELTPNSNKTVQPVALLRLSVFTPVSPKEKGKRDFLIDASEELSSLEVARQEGYTNIKIQGAKLGMSTDFKTWIGIISAFSKYGYTSDKICLPFSEFARMCGLRPTDINGRARNRLSESLFNLSSVTLSFRSQDGKRSLVTHLVQRAQLDMETNEVEIVGDPSLWELYRYDHKVLLGLKALSALSRKESAQSLYVYFESMPAGTLYVSMKRLRERLAMESQVKDQNATIRRAMKDLKSIGYLDYTETKKGREIMFIVHSRSPRLTLPVA, encoded by the coding sequence ATGGAAAATTCTGAAGCGCAGCAAAGTCCTTTTGCGATCAAAAAGAAAGAGTCAGGGGAGAGTTATGAGCTGACGCCGAACAGTAACAAAACTGTTCAGCCTGTGGCTTTGTTACGCCTCAGTGTGTTCACTCCGGTATCTCCAAAAGAGAAGGGAAAACGTGATTTTCTTATTGATGCGTCGGAAGAACTTTCAAGCCTGGAAGTTGCGCGGCAGGAAGGGTACACCAATATCAAAATCCAGGGGGCTAAGCTCGGTATGTCAACCGACTTTAAGACTTGGATCGGGATTATTTCAGCGTTCTCCAAGTATGGTTATACCTCCGACAAAATTTGTCTACCTTTCTCAGAGTTCGCAAGGATGTGCGGTCTGAGACCAACCGACATCAATGGCCGAGCCAGAAATCGATTAAGCGAATCTCTTTTTAACCTGTCTAGCGTGACTCTTTCGTTTCGCAGCCAGGATGGCAAGCGCAGCCTTGTAACCCACCTTGTCCAACGTGCGCAACTTGATATGGAAACGAATGAAGTTGAGATAGTTGGAGATCCGAGTCTATGGGAGCTATATCGCTATGATCATAAGGTTTTACTCGGACTGAAAGCGCTGTCAGCATTATCCCGTAAGGAATCAGCCCAATCCCTTTATGTCTATTTCGAAAGTATGCCTGCCGGTACGTTGTATGTCTCCATGAAGCGGCTGCGTGAAAGGCTTGCAATGGAATCTCAGGTAAAGGACCAGAATGCAACTATACGGCGCGCGATGAAGGATTTAAAAAGCATTGGTTATCTTGATTACACAGAAACCAAAAAGGGTAGGGAAATCATGTTCATTGTTCACTCTCGATCGCCGCGCCTTACGTTGCCAGTAGCGTGA
- a CDS encoding DUF5431 family protein, with protein MLEQHQDSLLPAVRQGEEGHETAAKHSVLVRINRMFNAVDIHITDA; from the coding sequence ATGCTTGAACAACATCAGGATAGCCTCTTACCCGCCGTAAGGCAAGGAGAAGAAGGCCATGAAACTGCCGCGAAGCACTCTGTTCTGGTGCGTATTAACCGTATGTTTAACGCTGTTGATATTCACATTACTGACGCGTAA
- the repA gene encoding plasmid replication initiator RepA, translating into MHSTACKCPDPVYLRPAHYKPLSGEHGRALRNLMLHDRKTGHWQVRRRVSADIRFVILRHACGRKRALRPEMRRLIDALFVVFVNAADLATDIITLNVSRLAEALSPRDENGTIIREKAVTVSRVSRAIRLLCLFGVIDAPATEWDLMNGCRFPKHVLLTEAGWQLTGINMDRLRAEQEARRQAIRDGMLQPGETLSLKAARRRWYESCRNRTVLSRRTRALEGKQRRRLEQLPFDERKRQVAERLYRSLGERAGMVSSQQFEKMVWQQLYQLELVNLDAPAAAPPLH; encoded by the coding sequence ATCCATTCCACGGCCTGCAAATGCCCTGACCCGGTTTACCTGCGTCCGGCGCACTACAAACCCCTGAGTGGTGAACACGGCCGCGCGCTGCGTAACCTCATGCTGCACGATCGTAAAACGGGTCACTGGCAGGTACGCCGTCGCGTGTCTGCCGATATTCGCTTTGTGATACTGCGCCATGCCTGCGGCCGCAAACGCGCCCTTCGCCCGGAGATGCGCCGCCTGATCGATGCCCTGTTCGTGGTGTTCGTTAACGCGGCGGACCTGGCCACCGATATCATCACCCTTAATGTCTCCAGACTGGCGGAAGCCCTGAGCCCGCGTGACGAGAACGGCACCATCATCCGTGAAAAGGCGGTGACCGTTTCCCGTGTGTCCCGGGCCATCCGACTGCTCTGCCTGTTCGGCGTCATCGATGCGCCGGCGACCGAGTGGGACCTGATGAACGGCTGCCGTTTCCCGAAACATGTCCTGCTCACCGAGGCGGGCTGGCAGCTGACCGGCATTAACATGGACAGGCTTCGCGCCGAGCAGGAAGCGCGCCGGCAGGCCATCCGCGACGGTATGCTGCAGCCAGGCGAAACCCTGAGCCTGAAGGCTGCCCGCCGCCGCTGGTATGAAAGCTGCCGCAACCGGACTGTCCTGAGTCGCCGCACGCGTGCGCTGGAAGGCAAACAGCGACGTCGTCTGGAGCAGCTGCCGTTCGATGAGCGCAAGCGCCAGGTGGCAGAGCGCCTCTACCGCAGCCTCGGGGAGCGTGCCGGCATGGTTTCATCACAGCAGTTTGAAAAGATGGTCTGGCAGCAGCTCTATCAGCTCGAACTGGTGAATCTGGACGCACCGGCCGCGGCGCCACCTCTCCACTGA
- a CDS encoding thioredoxin domain-containing protein yields MTRTTLAALGAAFSLFAGSAAAVPAQTFTPEQEARTGKTGADNKIDEAKIKEIKAMIRQKLQLPEQKNPVPVVMANQEALLHDADTPAYGPEKAKVAVIEFLDYQCLYCYKMTWEIEKVMKTNPGVRFVFKAWTIYAGEWPSSEQAAQRGLAVWKAKGEQAYMTYHNKLFNTMHMNGELTTEDIDNAAMAAGFVANSIPDNSAALSRNDALAKQLGLIGAPALIIMPVTGATPDNITVLEGGETAEEIQLAIRKAEQTSQ; encoded by the coding sequence ATGACACGTACCACTCTGGCCGCGCTTGGCGCGGCTTTTTCATTATTCGCGGGCAGCGCCGCGGCTGTACCGGCACAGACTTTTACACCGGAGCAGGAAGCCCGCACAGGAAAGACAGGAGCCGACAATAAAATCGACGAAGCGAAGATTAAGGAGATTAAGGCGATGATCCGCCAGAAACTGCAGTTGCCGGAGCAAAAAAACCCCGTACCGGTCGTTATGGCAAATCAGGAAGCGCTGCTGCATGATGCAGACACACCGGCGTATGGCCCGGAAAAGGCAAAAGTAGCCGTCATTGAGTTCCTGGATTACCAGTGCCTCTACTGCTACAAAATGACCTGGGAAATCGAAAAGGTAATGAAAACGAACCCGGGAGTTCGTTTCGTCTTTAAGGCGTGGACCATTTATGCCGGGGAATGGCCTTCATCGGAACAGGCGGCTCAGCGCGGCCTGGCAGTGTGGAAAGCGAAAGGTGAACAGGCTTACATGACGTATCACAACAAACTGTTCAACACCATGCACATGAACGGTGAACTCACCACAGAGGATATTGATAACGCAGCAATGGCCGCGGGCTTTGTGGCAAACAGCATACCGGATAACAGCGCCGCGCTTTCGCGCAACGACGCGCTGGCGAAGCAGCTGGGACTTATCGGGGCGCCAGCTCTTATCATTATGCCGGTGACTGGCGCGACGCCAGACAACATCACCGTGCTGGAAGGAGGCGAAACCGCAGAAGAGATTCAGCTGGCCATCAGAAAAGCTGAACAGACGTCGCAATAA
- a CDS encoding DUF4225 domain-containing protein produces MDTLLFPGQNRRAWSDTMINLEARKLVNTANTVASMHLHDGLSRLQFVDEIKSVIMNQFEAARRAKTDDECMACIKTLRAENDSLLEQSRALKSGYAKLYAEVKVVKEENKIIGYIISGVDVVIGGIAIFGGITMMATMTPMGVIAGAIIIVNGVNTITKAAARTLLDDKKTEGIFADGSMEVAEFLGFSRQQGLGAYKAVTLVSDVYGMYGLRLRPEVQRLWYWTRPDFFRKVSKTSRPMMALNIAGWGLTASVAVNLLSIDPGEK; encoded by the coding sequence ATGGACACGCTCCTTTTCCCCGGTCAGAACCGCCGTGCATGGTCTGATACCATGATTAACCTTGAAGCACGGAAACTCGTTAATACCGCAAATACCGTGGCGTCCATGCATCTGCATGACGGACTTTCGCGGCTGCAGTTTGTTGACGAGATCAAGTCAGTCATCATGAATCAGTTTGAAGCGGCAAGACGCGCAAAAACAGATGATGAGTGTATGGCCTGCATTAAAACGCTTCGTGCAGAAAATGACAGCCTTCTTGAGCAATCCCGGGCGCTGAAATCTGGTTACGCAAAGCTCTATGCCGAGGTAAAAGTCGTCAAGGAAGAAAACAAAATCATCGGTTACATCATTTCCGGGGTGGACGTCGTCATCGGCGGTATTGCGATTTTCGGCGGGATTACGATGATGGCCACCATGACACCGATGGGCGTGATTGCCGGGGCAATCATTATTGTGAATGGCGTTAACACCATTACCAAGGCAGCAGCCCGCACTTTACTTGATGATAAAAAGACAGAAGGTATTTTCGCTGACGGCTCTATGGAAGTTGCTGAGTTCCTGGGGTTCAGTCGTCAGCAGGGGCTGGGTGCCTATAAAGCCGTCACTCTCGTCAGTGACGTTTATGGCATGTACGGGCTTCGATTAAGGCCAGAGGTGCAGCGCCTCTGGTACTGGACAAGACCCGACTTTTTCAGAAAGGTCTCCAAAACCTCACGTCCGATGATGGCTCTGAATATCGCTGGATGGGGGCTTACCGCCAGCGTTGCGGTAAATTTATTATCTATCGATCCCGGCGAGAAATAA
- the parA gene encoding ParA family partition ATPase codes for MKVISFLNPKGGSGKTTVTINVSTSIAKRHRVAVVDTDPQQSLANWNKAEKANFDVFTAASEKDVYTIRKELADYDYVIIDGAGALSVITAAAVMVSDLVIIPVTPSPLDFSASGAVISVLEAQSYSRPVECRFLITRKIEQATMLSVLRESIAATGIPSLKTSITQRQSYVKSVLDGETVFDTNDGAAKGEIEVLAGEILKLID; via the coding sequence ATGAAAGTAATATCGTTTTTGAATCCAAAAGGTGGGAGCGGTAAAACTACTGTCACAATTAACGTCAGTACGAGCATTGCTAAGCGACATCGTGTGGCTGTTGTAGACACCGATCCGCAGCAAAGCCTTGCAAACTGGAACAAGGCTGAAAAAGCGAACTTTGACGTATTCACTGCAGCATCAGAAAAGGATGTTTATACAATAAGAAAAGAACTTGCAGATTATGACTATGTCATCATTGATGGAGCAGGTGCGCTTTCTGTAATTACTGCCGCTGCAGTTATGGTCAGCGATCTGGTTATCATTCCAGTGACACCGTCACCATTGGATTTTTCAGCTTCTGGTGCAGTTATAAGTGTGCTGGAAGCTCAGTCATATAGCAGACCTGTTGAGTGCCGTTTCCTTATTACACGCAAAATCGAGCAAGCTACGATGCTTAGTGTTCTGCGTGAGAGCATCGCTGCAACAGGAATTCCTTCTTTAAAAACGTCTATTACGCAAAGACAGAGCTATGTGAAATCTGTTCTTGATGGCGAAACGGTGTTTGATACTAATGACGGAGCTGCCAAAGGTGAGATAGAAGTGCTTGCAGGTGAGATCCTTAAATTAATTGATTAA
- a CDS encoding plasmid partition protein ParG: MSLVKQNRNQTASPRVMTFGENRDLDKVISAQPSGIQKRVNFNMAEEKHQRLKAACARKGASISDVMNDLVDSWLKDNE, encoded by the coding sequence ATGAGCTTAGTAAAACAGAACCGTAATCAGACTGCCTCACCTCGGGTTATGACCTTCGGTGAAAACAGGGATTTAGATAAAGTTATATCAGCCCAACCATCGGGCATACAGAAACGCGTCAATTTCAATATGGCAGAAGAAAAACATCAGAGATTAAAAGCCGCATGTGCCCGAAAAGGCGCTTCTATTTCAGATGTAATGAATGATCTCGTTGATTCGTGGTTAAAAGATAATGAGTAA